The following proteins come from a genomic window of Maribacter sp. HTCC2170:
- the polA gene encoding DNA polymerase I, producing MAEQKRLFLLDAFALIFRGYYALIKNPRINSKGMDTSAIMGFTNSLFDVIKREKPDHLAVCFDKGGSVERTEMFPEYKANRLETPDAIKIAVPFIQEILKAMHIPVVVQEGWEADDIIGTLAKQAEKEDYKVYMVTPDKDFGQLVSENIFMYRPARMGNGIEIWGIPEIQKRFGVERPEQVIDYLGMMGDASDNIPGLPGVGDKTAKKFINEYGSMEGLLANTDKLKGKMKEKVEENGELGILSKKLATICTTVDVQFDAKDYEMSVPDNEKVQEIFNELEFRRLKDQFVKIFSEDKNENNAQSNETPAVKKVVAEAGGGQFSLFGSDGNAPATFKESSGRKTIQDIPHVYQSVASGMAMKLFMQNLMKQNSVCFDTETTGLNPLTAELVGIAFSWEAGKGFYIPFPEDKNQAQEIIETLRPFFESEMIEKIGQNLKYDIKVLHKYNIQVKGKFFDSMLAHYLINPDMRHNMDVLSETYLNYTPVSITELIGKKGKNQLSMRDVPLEKQTEYAVEDADITYQLAQHFRPELAEASTEELFNTIEIPLLHVLADMELEGINLDKEFLGSLSEDLNNDIKELQSKIYKEADQEFNIASPKQLGEILFDKLKLVDKPKKTKTGQYSTAEDVLSYLAKDHEIIRNVLEYRGLSKLKSTYVDALPLQVEERTGRVHTDYMQTVAATGRLSSNNPNLQNIPIRTERGRQVRKAFVPRDEDYTLLAADYSQIELRIIAALSEEDTMIEAFKNGEDIHASTASKVFDVPLDEVTREQRSNAKTVNFGIIYGVSAFGLSNQTDLSRTEAKELIETYYKTYPKLRNYMSEQIDFARDNGYVQTVLGRRRYLKDINGSNAIVRGAAERNAVNAPIQGSAADIIKIAMINIHKKLSEGNYKTKMLLQVHDELVFDVHKAELEELKSLIQSEMENAYKLAVPLDVELGLGDNWLEAH from the coding sequence ATGGCCGAACAAAAAAGACTTTTTCTTCTAGATGCATTTGCATTGATTTTTCGCGGGTATTACGCATTGATCAAAAACCCAAGAATAAATTCCAAAGGAATGGACACCTCAGCCATAATGGGGTTCACTAATTCACTTTTTGATGTAATAAAACGTGAAAAACCAGACCATCTTGCCGTGTGTTTTGATAAGGGAGGAAGTGTCGAAAGAACTGAAATGTTTCCAGAGTACAAGGCCAATCGCCTTGAGACCCCTGATGCCATAAAAATTGCTGTCCCTTTTATTCAGGAGATATTGAAAGCAATGCATATTCCCGTAGTTGTACAAGAAGGTTGGGAAGCAGATGATATCATCGGAACACTTGCCAAACAAGCAGAAAAAGAGGATTACAAAGTCTATATGGTTACACCGGATAAGGATTTTGGACAATTGGTATCCGAGAATATTTTCATGTATCGTCCCGCTCGAATGGGAAATGGGATAGAAATTTGGGGCATTCCCGAGATACAAAAACGTTTTGGTGTTGAAAGACCTGAGCAAGTAATAGATTACTTGGGAATGATGGGCGATGCAAGTGATAATATTCCAGGGCTACCTGGAGTTGGTGACAAGACTGCAAAAAAGTTCATTAACGAATATGGCTCTATGGAAGGTCTTTTGGCAAATACAGATAAGCTGAAAGGTAAGATGAAAGAGAAAGTCGAAGAAAACGGTGAACTTGGTATTCTTTCAAAAAAACTGGCGACAATTTGCACAACAGTAGATGTACAGTTTGATGCCAAGGATTATGAAATGTCTGTTCCTGACAATGAAAAAGTACAGGAGATTTTCAATGAGTTGGAATTTAGAAGACTCAAAGATCAATTCGTTAAGATTTTCTCAGAGGACAAGAATGAAAATAATGCGCAAAGCAATGAAACGCCAGCAGTTAAAAAAGTGGTGGCCGAAGCAGGTGGTGGTCAATTTTCACTCTTTGGTAGCGATGGAAATGCACCTGCCACTTTTAAAGAATCATCGGGCAGAAAAACAATTCAAGATATTCCACATGTATATCAAAGTGTAGCTAGTGGAATGGCCATGAAACTGTTCATGCAGAACTTAATGAAGCAAAACTCCGTTTGTTTTGATACTGAAACAACCGGATTGAACCCCTTGACCGCGGAGTTGGTGGGTATCGCATTTTCATGGGAAGCCGGTAAGGGCTTTTATATTCCGTTTCCTGAGGATAAAAATCAAGCCCAGGAAATCATTGAGACGCTACGACCATTTTTTGAATCGGAAATGATTGAAAAAATAGGACAGAATTTAAAGTATGACATCAAGGTATTGCACAAATACAACATTCAGGTAAAAGGAAAGTTTTTTGATAGCATGTTGGCACATTATCTCATTAACCCTGATATGCGCCATAACATGGATGTCTTGTCTGAAACCTATTTGAATTACACCCCAGTTTCAATCACCGAACTTATTGGCAAAAAAGGAAAGAACCAACTTTCTATGCGAGATGTACCTTTAGAAAAACAAACTGAATATGCAGTTGAAGATGCAGATATCACCTATCAATTGGCGCAACACTTTAGACCAGAATTGGCAGAAGCCTCAACCGAAGAACTGTTTAATACCATAGAAATCCCCTTACTGCATGTCCTTGCTGATATGGAATTGGAAGGTATTAATCTTGATAAGGAATTTTTGGGTTCACTATCGGAAGATTTAAACAATGACATTAAAGAGCTACAATCTAAGATATATAAAGAAGCGGATCAGGAGTTTAACATTGCCTCACCAAAACAATTGGGAGAAATTCTTTTTGACAAATTGAAATTGGTCGATAAACCCAAAAAGACAAAAACAGGACAATATTCCACCGCTGAAGATGTGCTTTCCTATTTGGCGAAAGACCACGAAATTATTCGAAATGTTTTGGAATATAGGGGGCTAAGTAAACTCAAAAGCACATATGTAGACGCTCTTCCTTTACAAGTTGAAGAACGCACTGGACGTGTTCATACCGATTATATGCAAACCGTGGCGGCAACAGGTAGATTGAGCAGCAACAACCCTAATCTACAGAATATCCCAATCAGAACCGAACGTGGGCGACAAGTTAGAAAGGCATTCGTTCCAAGAGATGAGGATTACACTCTATTGGCTGCGGATTATTCACAAATAGAACTTAGAATAATCGCTGCTTTAAGTGAAGAAGATACAATGATTGAAGCTTTTAAGAATGGTGAAGACATTCATGCTTCAACAGCATCAAAAGTTTTCGATGTTCCTTTGGATGAAGTTACTCGAGAACAGCGTAGTAATGCCAAAACCGTGAATTTCGGAATCATTTATGGTGTATCTGCCTTTGGATTAAGCAATCAAACAGATTTATCTAGAACCGAGGCAAAAGAACTTATTGAAACGTATTACAAGACCTATCCCAAACTCCGAAATTATATGAGCGAGCAAATAGATTTTGCCCGTGATAATGGATATGTGCAAACCGTTTTAGGCAGAAGACGGTATTTAAAGGATATTAATGGAAGTAATGCTATTGTTCGTGGTGCCGCAGAGCGAAATGCAGTTAACGCACCCATTCAAGGTAGTGCCGCAGATATCATTAAAATTGCCATGATCAATATCCATAAAAAGCTCTCAGAAGGAAACTACAAAACGAAAATGCTATTACAGGTGCATGATGAATTGGTCTTTGATGTTCATAAGGCCGAATTGGAAGAACTAAAATCGCTGATACAATCTGAAATGGAAAACGCCTATAAATTGGCCGTACCCCTTGATGTTGAATTAGGGCTTGGCGATAATTGGCTGGAGGCGCATTAA
- a CDS encoding T9SS type A sorting domain-containing protein, giving the protein MIKKVLPFFIFLVFSTLVFAQENESEAVTQVAVKSQKIKVFPNPATNVVNILGLKNSENSNILISDVYGNVVLHHQWRIKNNALNIPISTLEPGIYVVSIHSKEQKLQTKFYKK; this is encoded by the coding sequence ATGATAAAGAAAGTTTTACCTTTTTTCATTTTCTTGGTTTTTTCGACTCTTGTATTTGCGCAAGAGAATGAGAGCGAAGCTGTAACCCAAGTGGCTGTTAAATCACAAAAAATAAAAGTATTTCCCAATCCTGCCACAAATGTGGTAAATATCCTTGGCCTTAAAAACAGTGAGAATTCCAATATTTTGATTTCAGATGTTTACGGAAATGTAGTGCTACACCATCAATGGAGGATAAAAAACAACGCTCTCAATATTCCCATTTCAACACTTGAGCCAGGTATATATGTTGTAAGTATTCATTCCAAAGAACAAAAATTACAGACTAAATTTTATAAAAAATAA
- a CDS encoding lipocalin family protein, which translates to MMKRFAIIASMAILLGYSCSSDKEADLDDPSAIEGTWDATELVIDDNTASDDAKNGRDILNFLTARDCYILSFTFRSDLSVTAEDSANYIEINVNSSGTGLDIPCPTQSDNESSTYTYDGSVLTVVDQDGETVMVDVTIDGDTMTVDATDLDIPNFNDSGELIFIRR; encoded by the coding sequence ATGATGAAAAGATTTGCTATAATAGCTTCAATGGCGATTTTATTGGGTTATTCCTGTTCTTCTGATAAGGAAGCGGATTTAGATGATCCAAGTGCGATAGAAGGCACATGGGATGCAACGGAATTGGTGATAGATGATAACACTGCAAGTGATGATGCCAAAAATGGTAGAGATATTTTAAATTTTCTTACGGCACGAGATTGCTATATTCTTTCTTTTACTTTTAGAAGTGATTTAAGTGTTACTGCGGAAGATTCAGCCAATTATATCGAAATTAATGTTAACTCTTCTGGGACCGGTTTGGATATTCCTTGTCCAACACAAAGTGATAACGAATCTAGCACTTATACTTATGATGGTTCTGTGTTGACAGTTGTTGATCAAGATGGTGAAACTGTAATGGTTGATGTGACAATAGATGGTGATACAATGACCGTGGATGCTACTGATTTGGATATACCAAACTTTAATGATAGCGGAGAGTTGATTTTTATTCGAAGATAA
- a CDS encoding DUF5916 domain-containing protein produces the protein MRINFLFTIIFFTSSFLIAQDSLDVTPKRNYTTMSVLEENAPKIDGVLDDKSWENSEWSGDFIEWEPDENTPPSQKTKFKIIYDKKHLYVAIRCYDDEPEKIEKRLSRRDGFVGDGVAILIDSYNDKRNAFVFLVTAAGVKSDEFATENGDNFDDSWNPIWYTATNLDNEGWTAEMKIPFSQLKFGKSKEQIWGLECSRMIFREDEWSVWQRIPQDAAGMISEFGQLRGLVNIQPQKQLEIQPFIVNQMDTYPKEEGNPFRDGSDFMLNGGLDAKIGITNDLTLDLTVNPDFGQVDADPGAIALDGFQIFFEERRPFFVENKNIFDYEFADRNDNLFYSRRIGRSPQGAADLADGEFADQPTNTTILGAAKFSGKTKSGWSLGILESVTGKMFAEVDSNGNTREELVEPLTNYLVGRVQKDFNDRNSYVGGIFTATNRKLESNLDFLRKAAYSGGLDFKHNWKGRNYYLEGNIVASHITGTEEAITNTQESITHLFQRVDAGHLEVDPDRTSMTGTGGKLEVGKAGGGNWRYEGGVIWRSPELELNDVGFLRQADEIKQFAEVSRLFLKPTNFYRRIRLELEQFSTYDFEGNYNRIQYQFEGMINYKNNWWTEIGGAHKPRIYSNTVLRGGPRWRWSDENFGYLFFGSDQRKKFNFTAGYINSQAAENNFSLERYVMILRYQPFDAFSLSLSTNYEENPNKTQYVDQVDYNGSLRYITGNIDQRTLSSSFRFNYSLNPNLSIQFYGQPFISRGTYTNFNFVNNPVAKELSDRVTHFNENQISRLNAQGLYRVDENLDGNVDYTIEDPDFSFVQFRSNLVLRWEYIAGSEVFLVWSQGVTGFGDPLDTLGRSLNTQVLDQKKDNTFLIKATYRFIL, from the coding sequence ATGAGGATCAACTTTCTATTCACAATCATATTTTTCACTTCTTCTTTTTTAATAGCCCAAGATTCACTCGATGTAACACCAAAGCGTAACTATACAACTATGTCCGTTCTCGAGGAGAATGCTCCTAAAATAGATGGAGTTTTAGATGATAAGAGTTGGGAGAATTCTGAATGGTCTGGGGATTTTATTGAATGGGAACCAGATGAAAACACACCGCCAAGTCAAAAAACCAAATTTAAGATCATTTATGATAAGAAACACCTTTACGTAGCCATTCGTTGCTATGATGATGAACCAGAAAAGATAGAAAAAAGATTATCTAGAAGAGATGGTTTTGTAGGGGATGGGGTTGCAATACTTATAGATAGTTATAATGATAAACGTAATGCATTTGTGTTTCTTGTTACTGCGGCCGGTGTAAAAAGTGATGAGTTTGCCACTGAAAATGGTGACAATTTTGATGATAGTTGGAACCCAATTTGGTATACCGCTACTAATTTGGACAATGAAGGATGGACTGCAGAAATGAAAATCCCTTTCAGTCAATTAAAATTTGGTAAATCAAAAGAACAAATATGGGGGTTGGAATGTTCGCGAATGATTTTTAGGGAAGATGAATGGTCTGTCTGGCAGCGAATTCCACAAGATGCTGCAGGGATGATCAGTGAATTTGGGCAACTTCGCGGTTTGGTAAATATTCAGCCTCAAAAACAGCTGGAAATACAACCTTTTATTGTAAATCAAATGGATACTTATCCCAAAGAGGAGGGTAACCCTTTTAGGGATGGTTCAGATTTTATGCTCAATGGAGGGTTAGATGCCAAAATTGGTATAACCAACGATTTAACATTGGATCTCACCGTGAATCCTGATTTTGGTCAGGTAGATGCAGACCCTGGGGCAATTGCACTTGATGGGTTTCAGATATTTTTTGAGGAAAGACGACCGTTCTTTGTGGAAAACAAGAACATCTTCGATTATGAATTCGCTGATCGTAACGATAACCTTTTTTATAGCCGAAGAATTGGTAGAAGCCCACAGGGTGCGGCGGATCTTGCGGATGGGGAATTTGCAGATCAACCAACGAATACAACAATTTTAGGCGCGGCAAAATTTTCAGGAAAAACAAAGTCTGGATGGTCTTTGGGTATATTGGAGAGTGTTACGGGGAAAATGTTTGCTGAGGTAGATTCCAATGGAAATACAAGAGAAGAACTGGTAGAGCCCTTAACGAATTACTTGGTGGGTAGGGTTCAGAAAGATTTCAATGACCGCAACAGTTATGTTGGCGGAATTTTCACAGCTACGAACAGGAAACTTGAATCTAACTTGGATTTTTTGCGCAAAGCTGCATATTCAGGAGGACTTGATTTTAAACACAATTGGAAAGGACGAAATTATTATTTAGAAGGTAATATTGTTGCAAGTCATATTACTGGTACTGAGGAAGCGATAACGAACACCCAGGAAAGTATAACTCATTTATTTCAACGTGTGGATGCGGGTCATTTAGAAGTTGACCCTGACCGCACTTCTATGACGGGTACAGGAGGTAAACTTGAGGTTGGTAAAGCTGGCGGAGGTAATTGGCGTTATGAGGGTGGAGTGATTTGGCGTTCACCTGAATTGGAATTGAACGATGTTGGTTTCTTAAGACAGGCCGATGAAATAAAACAATTTGCAGAGGTTAGTCGATTGTTTTTGAAGCCAACAAATTTTTACAGACGTATCCGGTTGGAATTGGAGCAATTCTCAACTTATGATTTTGAAGGGAATTACAATCGAATTCAATACCAATTTGAAGGTATGATCAACTATAAAAATAATTGGTGGACTGAAATAGGTGGAGCCCATAAGCCTCGAATATATTCAAATACGGTTTTAAGGGGAGGTCCAAGATGGCGATGGTCAGATGAGAATTTTGGCTACTTGTTTTTTGGTTCCGATCAGCGAAAGAAATTTAATTTTACCGCTGGCTATATCAATAGTCAAGCAGCAGAAAATAATTTTTCTTTAGAGCGTTATGTGATGATTTTAAGATATCAACCTTTTGATGCTTTTAGCCTTTCGCTTTCTACAAATTATGAAGAAAACCCAAACAAAACACAATATGTTGACCAAGTGGATTATAACGGTTCTCTTAGATATATTACTGGGAATATCGACCAAAGAACCCTTAGTTCATCCTTTCGTTTTAACTATAGCTTAAACCCTAATTTGTCCATTCAGTTTTATGGTCAACCATTCATTTCAAGAGGTACGTATACCAATTTCAATTTTGTGAACAATCCGGTTGCAAAAGAGTTAAGTGATAGGGTTACCCATTTTAATGAAAATCAAATATCAAGACTCAACGCGCAAGGATTGTATCGAGTTGACGAAAATTTGGATGGAAATGTTGATTATACCATAGAGGATCCAGATTTCTCTTTCGTTCAGTTTCGTTCCAATTTGGTGCTAAGATGGGAGTATATAGCTGGCTCGGAAGTATTTTTGGTATGGTCTCAAGGTGTAACAGGATTTGGGGATCCGTTGGATACTTTGGGCAGGAGTTTAAATACGCAGGTACTTGATCAGAAAAAAGACAATACATTCTTAATAAAGGCTACTTATCGCTTTATTCTTTAG
- a CDS encoding DUF5916 domain-containing protein, whose product MRVNLLLFCSIVIVQMSVLAQDSTIVVPKRIYSTNAISQGEQLVIDGFMDESAWNGVEWENDFIESRPDENTEPSNQTRFKITYDQKFIYIGIQCLDNEPDKIVKRLSRRDSFDGDWVGVFIDSFYDKRTAFGFIVSAAGVKGDVFESNNGGNEDDSWNPIWYTKTSIDNEGWTAEMKIPLSQLKFGKSNEQKWGLEVMRRHFREEERSVWQRLPVDTPGFVSEFGELHGLLNIEPQKLMEIQPYTVASIKTYEAEDGNPFRDGNDGVLTGGLDAKIGVTNDLTLDLTINPDFGQVEADPSAIALDGFQIFFREQRPFFVENKNIFDYRVSSSEAGNTFGSDNLFYSRRIGRSPHGYPDTVDGEYVDQPENTNIIGAAKFSGKTKDGWSIGVLESVTAKKYATVDNNGQRRKEVVEPLTNYFVGRLQKDFNNRNSYIGGIFTATNRNNLTEGLDFLHKSAFTGGLDFKHQWNERDWYIGGNVIWSHVKGSEEAIQNTQESISHLFQRVGADHVALDPTKTSLSGTGGNLQLGKIGNGHWKFETGATWRSPGLEINDIGFQRRADDIRHYTWIGYQTLKPDNTFRKVGINYNHWSVWDFGGNHNSLMFNTNTWQNWKNNWFSNIGLNFEPIRYSNFALRGGPRLRESSQFRFWNGINMDRRKKLRFNLFHNGNKAVDGSYSSYNVEFGITYQPINSLRFSASPEYGINRNKLQYIDNLDVNGETRYLNGTVDQRTLSMSLRLNYTINPNLTIQYWGQPFISRGRYSHFKEVTDPMAKEFNARISPFAGNQVSFVDDVYNVDDNLDGTIDFSFDNPDFSFVQFRSNLVVRWEYTPGSEIFLVWSQDISQSGNSEDGLFDDLKTNIFNDEKPQNIFLIKATYRFIL is encoded by the coding sequence ATGAGAGTCAATCTTCTATTGTTTTGTTCAATTGTTATTGTTCAAATGTCTGTGCTTGCCCAAGATTCAACTATCGTAGTGCCCAAAAGAATTTATTCGACCAATGCCATATCACAAGGTGAACAGCTTGTGATAGATGGTTTTATGGATGAATCCGCATGGAATGGTGTGGAATGGGAAAATGATTTTATTGAATCGAGACCCGATGAGAACACAGAACCAAGTAATCAAACTAGATTTAAAATTACATATGACCAAAAGTTCATATATATAGGTATACAATGTTTGGACAATGAACCTGATAAAATAGTAAAGCGTCTTTCAAGAAGAGATAGTTTTGATGGGGACTGGGTTGGCGTTTTTATAGATAGCTTTTATGACAAGCGAACAGCATTTGGTTTTATTGTAAGTGCTGCTGGTGTTAAGGGAGATGTTTTTGAGTCTAATAATGGTGGAAATGAAGATGATAGTTGGAACCCCATTTGGTATACTAAAACCAGCATTGATAATGAAGGGTGGACGGCTGAGATGAAAATACCATTGAGCCAATTGAAGTTCGGGAAATCAAATGAACAGAAATGGGGATTAGAGGTTATGCGGAGACATTTCAGGGAAGAAGAACGATCGGTATGGCAACGGCTACCTGTAGATACCCCCGGTTTTGTAAGTGAATTTGGTGAGCTTCACGGCTTACTAAATATTGAACCACAAAAGCTAATGGAAATTCAGCCTTACACAGTGGCAAGCATAAAAACATATGAAGCAGAGGATGGAAACCCTTTTAGGGACGGAAATGATGGAGTGCTCACTGGAGGGCTTGATGCCAAAATAGGGGTTACAAATGATTTGACCCTCGATTTGACTATTAACCCGGACTTTGGTCAAGTAGAGGCGGATCCTTCCGCCATTGCGTTAGACGGGTTTCAAATATTCTTCCGAGAGCAAAGACCCTTTTTTGTTGAAAACAAAAACATTTTTGACTACCGGGTTTCATCTTCTGAGGCCGGAAATACGTTTGGTTCCGACAATTTGTTTTATTCAAGACGAATAGGTAGAAGCCCTCATGGTTATCCTGATACAGTTGACGGAGAATATGTGGATCAACCTGAAAACACTAACATAATCGGTGCGGCAAAGTTTAGTGGAAAAACTAAAGATGGTTGGTCTATTGGGGTTTTGGAAAGCGTAACGGCAAAAAAATATGCAACAGTTGATAATAACGGGCAAAGAAGAAAAGAAGTTGTTGAACCTTTGACCAACTATTTTGTGGGTAGATTACAAAAAGATTTCAATAATCGAAACTCTTATATTGGAGGCATATTTACTGCGACCAATAGGAACAACCTTACTGAAGGACTTGATTTTCTTCATAAATCGGCGTTTACTGGCGGACTTGATTTCAAGCATCAATGGAATGAACGTGATTGGTACATTGGTGGTAATGTGATTTGGAGCCATGTAAAAGGTAGCGAAGAAGCTATTCAGAACACACAAGAATCCATATCGCACTTGTTCCAAAGGGTAGGGGCGGATCATGTAGCTTTAGATCCTACTAAAACTTCACTTTCAGGTACTGGCGGGAATCTTCAATTAGGTAAAATAGGAAACGGACATTGGAAATTTGAAACCGGCGCTACCTGGCGTTCACCAGGTTTGGAAATCAACGATATTGGTTTTCAAAGACGGGCTGATGATATTCGTCATTACACTTGGATTGGGTACCAGACCTTAAAGCCAGATAATACTTTTAGAAAAGTTGGGATAAATTATAATCACTGGAGTGTTTGGGATTTTGGAGGAAACCACAACAGTCTAATGTTCAACACCAACACTTGGCAGAACTGGAAGAATAATTGGTTCTCCAATATTGGTCTTAATTTTGAGCCCATTCGGTATTCAAATTTCGCTTTAAGAGGTGGTCCAAGACTTAGGGAGTCTTCCCAATTTCGTTTTTGGAACGGTATTAATATGGACCGGAGAAAAAAATTAAGGTTTAACTTGTTCCATAACGGGAATAAGGCCGTAGATGGTTCTTATAGCTCATATAATGTGGAATTCGGAATAACTTATCAACCTATAAATTCGTTGCGGTTTTCTGCATCACCTGAATATGGGATAAATAGGAATAAGTTACAATACATTGACAATTTAGATGTAAACGGAGAAACCAGATACCTTAACGGTACTGTAGATCAGAGGACCTTGAGTATGTCGTTACGACTTAATTATACCATAAATCCCAATTTAACAATTCAATATTGGGGACAACCTTTTATCTCTAGGGGTCGTTATTCTCATTTTAAGGAAGTTACAGACCCAATGGCCAAAGAATTTAATGCGAGAATATCACCTTTTGCTGGCAATCAAGTTTCTTTTGTTGATGATGTCTATAACGTTGATGATAACTTAGATGGTACTATTGATTTTAGTTTTGATAATCCTGACTTTTCTTTTGTTCAGTTTCGTTCAAATCTAGTAGTTCGTTGGGAGTATACGCCCGGTTCAGAAATTTTTCTGGTTTGGTCACAGGACATTTCCCAATCAGGTAATTCAGAAGATGGTCTTTTTGATGACCTCAAGACTAATATCTTTAACGATGAAAAACCACAAAACATTTTTTTAATCAAGGCCACTTATCGTTTTATACTTTGA
- the rplM gene encoding 50S ribosomal protein L13, translated as MDTLSYKTISANKATVNKQWLLVDAEGETLGRLASKVAKLLRGKHKPSFTPHVDCGDNVVIINAEKITLSGNKWDSKSYSRYTGYPGGQRTTTVKQMLDKNPGRIVEKAVKGMLPKNRLGADLFRNLKVYVGPDHNQEAQKPTAINLNDFK; from the coding sequence GTGGACACATTAAGCTACAAGACTATTTCTGCCAATAAGGCTACTGTAAACAAGCAGTGGTTGTTGGTTGATGCCGAAGGAGAGACATTAGGACGTTTAGCTTCTAAAGTTGCTAAATTACTTAGAGGCAAACACAAACCTAGTTTTACTCCCCATGTTGATTGTGGAGATAACGTTGTTATAATCAATGCCGAAAAAATAACCCTTTCAGGGAATAAGTGGGATAGCAAATCTTACAGTCGTTATACTGGTTACCCAGGTGGTCAACGTACGACAACCGTAAAGCAAATGTTGGATAAGAATCCAGGTAGAATTGTTGAAAAAGCAGTTAAGGGTATGCTTCCTAAAAATAGATTAGGGGCAGATCTTTTCAGAAACCTTAAGGTTTATGTAGGGCCAGACCATAATCAAGAAGCTCAAAAACCAACTGCAA